Proteins encoded in a region of the Candidatus Bathyarchaeota archaeon genome:
- a CDS encoding glycosyltransferase family 2 protein produces MRVFKRVEASGQPHSRMADDVTVVLPTLNEEDAIGSVIDEIRGAGYDKVLVVDGYSKDRTVEIARSKGVTVISQHGEGKAGAIRTAIENVKTKYMLVMDADETYDPNDISKMVAAALSCGDCDEVIGWRRDRRNIPLAHRFGNWVLGFALSLMMGRRVNDPCSGIYLLKTEVARRLELTATGFGVEAEIVCQICAHGRLVEVPVSYRKRKGVGKLRTWRDGLHILGTIIKMMWLYNPVFMFSAFASLSAVPGLIILLQQLTLRYLYGAEAWSLGWAWLGLVLLIIGLQGLSVATISLQLKRLERRMLGTIARS; encoded by the coding sequence TTGCGTGTCTTCAAGAGAGTTGAGGCCTCTGGGCAGCCGCATTCTAGGATGGCTGACGATGTAACCGTTGTCCTTCCCACCTTGAATGAGGAGGATGCTATAGGCTCGGTGATAGATGAGATTAGGGGCGCTGGGTATGATAAGGTTCTGGTTGTTGATGGTTATTCTAAGGATAGGACTGTTGAGATTGCTAGGAGTAAAGGGGTGACTGTGATTAGCCAGCATGGTGAGGGGAAGGCCGGTGCGATTAGGACGGCGATTGAGAATGTGAAGACGAAGTATATGCTTGTTATGGATGCGGATGAGACTTATGATCCGAATGATATTTCTAAGATGGTTGCTGCTGCTTTGAGTTGCGGGGACTGTGATGAGGTGATCGGTTGGAGGCGGGACCGTAGGAATATCCCGCTGGCCCATAGGTTTGGGAATTGGGTCTTGGGTTTCGCTTTAAGCCTCATGATGGGGCGTAGAGTGAACGATCCATGCAGCGGGATCTATCTTCTCAAAACTGAGGTGGCTAGGCGGCTAGAGTTGACTGCTACGGGGTTTGGGGTTGAGGCTGAGATAGTTTGCCAGATATGTGCACATGGCAGGCTTGTCGAAGTCCCGGTGAGTTATAGGAAGAGGAAGGGTGTGGGGAAGCTGAGGACATGGAGAGACGGTCTTCATATTCTTGGCACAATTATTAAGATGATGTGGCTCTATAATCCAGTCTTCATGTTCTCCGCTTTTGCCTCGTTATCCGCTGTTCCAGGCTTGATCATACTCTTGCAGCAGTTGACCCTTAGGTATCTTTATGGCGCTGAGGCCTGGTCGCTTGGTTGGGCCTGGCTTGGGCTTGTTCTCCTCATTATTGGGCTTCAAGGCCTATCTGTTGCGACGATCTCTCTCCAGTTGAAGAGGCTTGAGCGTAGGATGTTAGGGACGATCGCCAGGTCTTAG
- a CDS encoding metal-dependent hydrolase — translation MEPLIHFILPFVALTLSGVGWKRSLLFSFFALLPDLDIFILVHRSISHSLLVISGAALPLLFLSRRFRPGLQRYVLLAFLCTVSHLVLDVFAGYTPILWPLYMQLVWVKVEFSVHMSSLLSVSLNAGVVTKPTTFPQLQYIDAPLFTGEGLMVSAVLLAPILYRAVASFSRAR, via the coding sequence TTGGAACCTTTAATCCATTTTATTCTTCCATTTGTCGCCCTGACTCTTTCCGGCGTTGGGTGGAAGAGGTCTCTCCTCTTCTCATTCTTCGCTCTCCTGCCAGATCTTGACATTTTTATCCTTGTCCATAGATCGATCTCGCATTCGCTTCTTGTAATCTCTGGGGCTGCTCTGCCACTTCTATTCTTGTCACGTAGATTTCGTCCCGGGTTGCAGCGTTATGTCCTTTTAGCCTTCTTATGCACGGTTTCGCACCTCGTTCTGGATGTTTTTGCCGGTTACACGCCGATCCTTTGGCCGCTTTATATGCAGCTTGTTTGGGTTAAGGTGGAGTTCTCGGTGCATATGAGCAGTCTCCTAAGCGTGTCTTTGAATGCAGGTGTTGTAACTAAGCCTACAACCTTTCCGCAGTTGCAGTATATTGATGCCCCCCTCTTCACTGGCGAGGGGCTGATGGTCTCAGCGGTCTTACTTGCACCGATCCTGTACCGGGCGGTAGCCAGTTTTTCTAGGGCTCGTTAA